From a single Silene latifolia isolate original U9 population chromosome 6, ASM4854445v1, whole genome shotgun sequence genomic region:
- the LOC141587902 gene encoding uncharacterized protein LOC141587902: protein MSGALIPNPTPHITKPVYALSHSDGVSAKITHVVLTGSNYTEWAKGFRNGLGAKRKLGFVDGSLKRPAEESEDLDDWSIANYTVIAWIFNTIDPTIRPSISYRDTAVELWDDIRTRFSRGNGIKVYHLESEISDCKQRDDESVMEFYGRLKKLWDDVNDYDVLPTCDCTGCRCNISVQLRQRRETRQTRKFLMGLLPCYSTARSNILGRRSPPYYPGDSLGHGICGSQPWAGDKTGEATSEMLPL, encoded by the exons ATGTCAGGCGCATTAATACCCAATCCCACGCCGCATATCACCAAACCCGTCTACGCTCTTTCTCATTCCGATGGAGTCTCTGCCAAAATAACTCATGTTGTTTTGACAGGCTCGAATTACACGGAATGGGCTAAAGGTTTTCGTAACGGATTGGGGGCAAAAAGGAAGCTGGGTTTCGTTGATGGTTCCCTCAAGCGACCGGCGGAGGAGTCAGAGGACCTGGACGATTGGTCCATTGCTAACTACACGGTAATTGCTTGGATTTTTAATACTATTGATCCCACAATTCGACCGTCCATATCATATCGCGATACGGCGGTGGAATTATGGGACGATATCCGTACTCGTTTTTCTCGTGGAAATGGCATAAAAGTGTATCATTTGGAATCGGAAATTTCCGATTGCAAACAAAGAGATGATGAATCTGTCATGGAGTTTTATGGTAGATTAAAGAAACTTTGGGATGATGTCAATGATTATGACGTCCTTCCAACTTGTGATTGTACCGGTTGTCGGTGTAATATTTCCGTCCAGTTACGCCAGCGTCGTGAAACGAGGCAAACTCGGAAATTTTTAATGGGTTTACTTCCTTGCTATTCAACTGCTCGTTCTAATATCTTGG GAAGAAGAAGTCCGCCATATTACCCAGGAGACTCCCTCGGCCATGGCATTTGCGGTTCACAACCGTGGGCAGGGGACAAAACAGGGGAAGCCACGTCTGAAATGCTCCCACTGTAA
- the LOC141586559 gene encoding pentatricopeptide repeat-containing protein At1g20300, mitochondrial-like, producing MKNFFKPISLVNLKMALIRSKLHLAFPKSFIKPFSSRFSTVLESTKNPNFSEDDEKTHETDANISSNITPQENPVVEGLHLLITDHYRRNPNVYQNPNCNFTISSLAQSFSQVSSGECVSSSVVVSVIEKCRSVRHDIPFPQALAFFNWAVGQGHNVEIFKQGFVETVDLAGKAKEFDVAWGLIDEMKSRKLEIPSDIFVRLIKRYVRAGMISEAIHAFNRMEEYGCSPDSAAISAVIAILVKKKKAVEAQSFFDGLKDRFELDVVVYTNLVSGWCTVGNISEAERVFGEMKTKGIVPNVYTYTIVIDGLCRHGQISRAHDVLSEMIEKGFQPNAATFNSLMRVHVKARKTEKVLQVYNQMKKLGCQPDAITYSFLIDCQCRNGNRDDAMKLIDQMVNKGIVPSVHSFNLIFSCIVKARDVNAADKLFAMMKELKCQPNTVTYNVLMKMFVELKSTDKVFKLKKEMDELEVELNVNTYSNLISMFCAMGHWSDACKYFKEMIEEKNLRPSTHLYEMVLKQLKNAGHIKKREELVDMMVERGFADRPI from the coding sequence atgaaaaatttcttcaaacccatttCGTTAGTCAATCTAAAAATGGCGTTAATTAGATCAAAATTACATCTTGCTTTCCCTAAATCTTTTATTAAACCCTTTTCTTCACGGTTTTCGACAGTTCTTGAATCCactaaaaaccctaatttttctgaAGATGATGAAAAAACCCATGAAACTGATGCTAATATAAGCTCTAATATCACTCCTCAAGAGAACCCAGTTGTTGAAGGATTGCATTTATTGATTACAGATCATTATAGAAGAAACCCTAATGTATACCAAAACCCTAACTGTAATTTTACAATTTCCTCCCTTGCTCAATCCTTCTCTCAGGTTAGTTCAGGTGAGTGTGTTTCGTCTTCAGTTGTCGTCTCTGTTATCGAAAAATGCCGGTCTGTTCGCCATGATATCCCCTTTCCACAAGCACTGGCCTTTTTTAATTGGGCAGTTGGGCAAGGTCACAATGTAGAAATTTTTAAGCAGGGTTTTGTTGAAACGGTTGATTTAGCTGGAAAAGCTAAGGAATTTGATGTTGCGTGGGGATTAATCGACGAAATGAAAAGCCGAAAATTAGAAATTCCTTCTGATATTTTTGTTAGGTTGATTAAGAGGTATGTTAGAGCTGGTATGATTTCTGAGGCGATTCACGCTTTTAATAGGATGGAGGAGTATGGTTGTAGCCCTGATAGTGCTGCAATTTCTGCTGTCATTGCCATTCTTGTTAAGAAAAAAAAGGCGGTCGAGGCTCAGTCGTTTTTTGATGGGTTAAAGGATAGGTTTGAGCTTGATGTTGTTGTTTATACTAAtttggttagtggttggtgtaCGGTTGGTAATATTTCGGAGGCTGAGAGGGTTTTTGGTGAAATGAAGACGAAGGGAATTGTTCCAAATGTGTATACTTATACTATTGTTATTGATGGATTGTGTAGACATGGGCAGATTTCGCGGGCACATGATGTTTTATcggagatgattgagaaaggttTCCAGCCTAATGCTGCAACTTTTAATAGTTTGATGAGGGTTCATGTGAAGGCGAGGAAGACCGAGAAGGTTTTGCAGGTTTATAATCAGATGAAGAAGCTTGGGTGTCAACCTGATGCGATTACGTATAGTTTTTTGATTGATTGTCAATGTAGGAATGGGAATAGGGATGATGCGATGAAATTGATAGACCAAATGGTGAATAAGGGTATTGTGCCTAGCGTGCATAGTTTTAACCTGATATTTAGTTGTATCGTGAAAGCGAGAGATGTGAATGCTGCTGACAAATTGTTTGCAATGATGAAGGAGTTGAAGTGCCAGCCTAATACCGTGACTTATAATGTGCTAATGAAGATGTTTGTTGAATTGAAGTCTACTGATAAGGTTTTTAAGCTCAAGAAGGAAATGGATGAGCTTGAGGTTGAGCTTAATGTGAATACCTATAGCAATTTGATTTCGATGTTTTGTGCTATGGGTCATTGGTCTGATGCATGTAAGTACTTCAAGGAGATGATCGAGGAAAAGAACTTGAGACCAAGTACGCATTTGTACGAAATGGTTCTGAAGCAGCTGAAAAATGCAGGTCATATTAAGAAGCGCGAGGAGTTAGTGGATATGATGGTTGAAAGAGGATTTGCTGATCGACCTATTTGA